Proteins from a genomic interval of Clostridium sp. 'deep sea':
- a CDS encoding WecB/TagA/CpsF family glycosyltransferase — protein sequence MIKDVCIISDIPIYKSTLKNTAQLINSWINEGKMRQHIVTANSEVLYKTKSDLKLKRILQKASLVTADGIGVVWASKILGDSLPERVTGYDLMHELFSLMNNTEKSVYLLGAKPEVVSAATFEIKRLYPGVVIKGYSDGYFDKELEVEIINDIKALEPDLLLVCLGCPTQEYWINENLAKLPVKVAIGLGGSFDHLAGVLKRAPERWQKMGMEWAYRLVTDPKRIGRATALPKFGLSIIKDKFFGNH from the coding sequence ATGATTAAAGACGTATGTATAATTAGTGATATTCCAATTTATAAGAGCACGCTGAAGAATACAGCACAATTAATCAACTCTTGGATAAATGAGGGCAAAATGCGCCAGCATATAGTTACAGCCAATAGTGAAGTACTATATAAAACCAAGAGCGATTTAAAACTAAAGCGAATTTTACAAAAGGCTTCCCTAGTTACTGCTGACGGTATAGGAGTAGTGTGGGCCTCTAAAATACTGGGAGACTCGCTACCTGAGCGAGTTACTGGTTATGATTTAATGCATGAGTTATTTAGCTTAATGAACAATACTGAAAAATCAGTATATCTATTAGGAGCCAAGCCAGAGGTAGTGTCAGCGGCTACCTTTGAAATAAAAAGATTGTATCCGGGTGTAGTTATTAAAGGTTATTCTGATGGTTATTTTGATAAAGAATTAGAAGTTGAAATAATTAATGATATAAAAGCCTTAGAGCCAGATTTACTATTAGTGTGTTTAGGTTGTCCAACTCAAGAGTATTGGATAAATGAAAACTTAGCTAAGTTACCAGTAAAGGTTGCTATTGGATTAGGTGGAAGCTTTGATCATTTAGCAGGTGTATTAAAAAGAGCCCCAGAGCGTTGGCAGAAAATGGGCATGGAATGGGCTTATAGATTGGTAACAGACCCTAAAAGAATAGGTAGGGCAACTGCTTTGCCTAAGTTTGGATTATCCATAATTAAAGATAAGTTTTTTGGAAATCATTGA